A window of the Cuculus canorus isolate bCucCan1 chromosome 3, bCucCan1.pri, whole genome shotgun sequence genome harbors these coding sequences:
- the MYCN gene encoding N-myc proto-oncogene protein, whose protein sequence is MPGMVSKNPDLEFDSLQPCFYPDEDDFYFCGPDSAPPGEDIWKKFELLPTPPLSPSRAGLQEHPPGGPSVPWGGAALGGCRPSDPLDWASELLLLPPEAELWGGSDSGDFFETGLGVSHNLNSIIIQDCMWSGFSAREKLERAVSEKLQGRAPAPPPPPAASSAGSVPECVDPAVVFPFPVNNKRDGEVRAARTPRPAGDSRASSSSGDDTLSDSDDEDEEEEDEEEEIDVVTVEKRRSASNKAVTTLTITVRPKNTTFPSVRTQQNELILKRCAPIHQQHNYAAPSPYMETEDAPPQKKLKAEVPRPVKPTIQPKSKSSSPRNSDSEDSERRRNHNILERQRRNDLRSSFLTLRDHVPELVKNEKAAKVVILKKATEYVHSLQAEEQKLLLEKEKLQARQQQLLKKIEYKRTC, encoded by the exons ATGCCAGGAATGGTCAGTAAAAACCCAGACCTCGAGTTCGACTCCCTGCAGCCCTGTTTCTACCCGGACgaagatgatttttatttctgcgGGCCGGACTCCGCTCCTCCCGGGGAGGACATCTGGAAAAAGTTTGAGCTGCTGCCCACCCCTCCGTTGTCGCCGAGCCGGGCCGGGCTGCAGGAGCATCCCCCGGGGGGACCCTCGGTGCCGTGGGGAGGAGCTGCCCTGGGGGGCTGCCGCCCCTCCGACCCCCTGGACTGGGCATCcgagctgctcctgctgccccccGAAGCCGAGCTGTGGGGCGGCTCGGACTCCGGGGACTTCTTCGAGACGGGTCTGGGCGTGAGCCACAACCTCAACTCCATCATCATCCAGGACTGCATGTGGAGCGGCTTCTCCGCCCGCGAGAAGCTGGAGCGGGCGGTCAGCGAGAAGCTGCAGGGCCgggcgcccgccccgccgcctccccccgCCGCCTCCAGCGCCGGCTCCGTCCCGGAGTGCGTGGACCCCGCCGTGGTCTTCCCTTTCCCCGTCAACAACAAACGGGACGGGGAGGTTCGGGCAGCCCGTACGCCGCGCCCAGCCGGGGACAGCAGGGCGAGCAGCAGCTCCGGGGACGACACCCTCAGCGACTCCG atgatgaagatgaggaggaggaggacgaagaagaagaaatagatgTTGTGACAGTGGAGAAAAGACGCTCCGCCTCCAACAAGGCTGTTACCACCCTTACTATTACAGTGCGTCCTAAAAATACCACTTTTCCATCAGTCAGGACACAGCAGAATGAACTGATTTTAAAGCGATGTGCACCAATTCACCAGCAGCATAATTATGCCGCTCCTTCTCCATACATGGAGACCGAAGATGCTCCACCacagaaaaagttaaaagcCGAGGTGCCCCGTCCAGTAAAACCTACGATCCAACCAAAGTCTAAGAGTTCAAGTCCTCGAAACTCTGATTCAGAGGATAGTGAACGTCGACGCAACCATAATATCCTGGAGCGTCAACGGCGTAATGATCTCCGGTCAAGTTTCCTCACATTAAGGGACCATGTTCCAGAACTGgttaaaaatgagaaagctgCAAAAGTTGTGATCTTGAAAAAAGCCACTGAATATGTTCATTCCCTccaggcagaggagcagaagttattgctagaaaaggaaaaattgcaaGCCAGACAACAACAATTGctaaagaaaatagaatataaGCGGACTTGctaa